GTTATGAGGATATCTGCAAAATCTGGTGCTTTAAATCTAGATGTATTTACAAATAATATATTTGGTGTAGTGACTATTTTATCTTCTATGGTTAGTTCACCGATTCTTGCGGGTCCGTCTCTTTTATTTACGCTGAATTGCATTGTTACCGAATATGCGCTTCTATTTAAAGAAAGTTTAGCCTCGCTTTTTTTTCTCCTTTTTAGGATACAGGTTTAAATATTTTGTTGTGTATTTGTATAGTGTATAAGGGAGGAAAGTAAGATGAAAAATAGTATTTTTGTAAAAGTATTGGTCTTTGCTACTGTTGTTCTGTTCGTTGGAATGAATATCATAGCTGTAGTTGGAAGTTTATCTTTAGAGAAACGTGTCTCGAATGGTACTGAAGAATCATATATGCCAATTAATACCCGTGGAAATACCTTATATGTTTGGGGGATCAGGTCCTGATAATTATACTCGGATTCAGGATGCAATTGATAATGCATCTGATGGCGATACAGTTTTTGTTTATGATGATTCATCTCCATATTCTGGATGGATTTTTGTAAATAAATCTATCACAGTTCAAGGAGAGAATACAAATACTACAATTATTCAAGGACCAAGTGGTAATTTTACAGGTTTTATTATTGACTCAGATTTTGTAAAAATTTCTGGTTTTACAATTCAAAATGGTGGTGCAGGTATAAAAATTGAGGATTTTTCAGATAATATAATTGAAAATTGTATCTTTTTTTGATATGGGTTCAGGAATAGAATTGTTTGATACAGTGAATAATAGTATACGAAATTGTAAATTTGCTAATTTGACCATGTTTGGAGTGCAAATGCAAGGATTTCAAATGGATAACAATGAGATTTCTTATTGTGATTTTATTGACAATTTTGTTTTTGATATTCCTTATTATCCTACTGGTGCTTTAGTTATTGAATGTTATCGTTCTCAGGGAATAAAGATAAATCATTGCAATTTTTCAAACAATCACCATCCTGTAGTTTTATATATTGCTAGATTCGTACAGATAACAGACAATAATATCGCAAACAATTTTGATAATGAGGGTGTAGAAATCATAGGATTTTCTTTCTTAAATCTGCGCAAAAACTGGTGGGGAAATCCTCAAGGGCCAAAAATTATTTTAAATAGACCATTTAGTGAAAATCCATTAATAATTAGGGATATCAAAGGCAGTGACACTGTTATATTCAATGGTTGGAAAGCGTTTTTCACTGGGATTTCTCATATTTATCCATGGCGTACAGAGCCAGTTTCTGATGCTGGGCAGCATTTAAATTAATTTTTAATGTCTAAAATATCTCTGTCCTGAAAAAACCATGGATATACCATGTTCATCTGCAGCCTTAATAACTTCTTCGTCTCTGATTGATCCACCAGGTTGAATAATTGCTTTTACACCAGCTTTTGCAGCTACATCCACAGCATCTCTAAACGGGAAAAAGGCATCACTCGCCATTATAGACCCTTTAATATTCTCTTTTCCTTTGTATGTTGCAATCCACGTTGCATCCACACGAGATGTTTGTCCACCACCAATACCAACGGTTCTTGTGCCTTTTACGAAAACAACTGAGTTTGATTTTATATGCTTAACGCATCTTACTGCAAAATCCATTGAAATCAAATCTTCTCGGGATGGTTTATTTTTTGTTACAATACGCCAGTCTTTTTTATCTGAAAAACAGATGTCTCGCTCCTGAGCCAGGACTCCTCCTACTACGCTGCGATACTCTATACCATGTCTTTTTATCTTTTTATCTAAACCTTTTATTTGAAGAAGTCTCAGGTTTTTCTTTTTACCAAATAATGCTAAGGCTTCTCTAGTGAAACTTGGTGCGATTATAACTTCTAAAAATAGGTTAGAAAGCTCATTTGCTACATTTTTTTCTACCTTTCTGTTGAATGCAACTATACCTCCAAAAGGAGAATAAGTGTCAGTAGCGTAGGCGTCCTTCCAAGCATGTAAAAGATCATCTGAGGTTGCTACGCCACATGGTGTAGCATGTTTTATTATCACACAAGCAGGTTTATCAGGGAATTCTTTTATGCATTCAATCGCGCAATCAGAATCCAGGATATTATTATAGGATAACTTTTTCCTCTGGAGTTGAACAGCATTTGATATACATGGCTCTGTTATTTCTGGTAAAACCCTGTAAAAAGCTCCTTTCTGATGAGGATTCTCACCATATCTCATCTCCTGTATTTTACGCATCGCTATATTGTTATTCTCTGGTAGCATCTCATCAGTTAACCTATCTCTAAGATATTTAGATATTATAGCATCGTATTGAGCTGTATGTGTAAAAGCTTCTATAGCAAGTTTCTCTCTTTCTTTTTTGTCTAAATCTTTTTTTGATTTGAGAGTCTTTAAAACATTGTTGTATTGTTTTGGATTGGTTAAAACAATTACGTCCTGATAGTTTTTTGCTCCGGCTCTGATGAGTGAGGGTCCACCTATGTCTATGTTTTCTATAACATCCTCCAATGATACCTTTGGTTTTTTGATTATTTCTTCAAAAGGATAAAGGTTACAAACCAACAAATCAATTGTTTTAATACCATGTTTTTTTAGTGTATCCATATGTTTTTTTTCTTTTCTTTTTGCTAAGATACCTGCGTGGATAACTGGATGTAGTGTTTTAACCCGACCATCAAGCATCTCAGGGAAACCAGTGACATCTGATACCTCTCTGATTTTAACCCCTAATTTTTTTAAAAAAGTAGCAGTACCACCCGTTGATATTATCTCTACACCAAGTTTAGATAATCCTCTAGCAAAATCAGCTACACCTGTCTTGTCTGAGACGCTGATCAGCGCTCGCGTGATTTTCATCACTCTTACCCAACTAGCATAGGAAAGATGCTCATAAACATTTGGGTCTTTTCAGTAGTTCCGAATGTAGGATTGGGAGAGCTTAGATCTAAAAAAATTAGTGCTTATGGTCATTATAACAAGAGTCATATGGAGAAAAACAATAAGTTTACAGGAGAAAAACATGTTTAAAAATCAAAAAACAGTGGATAGAAATCTGTTTTTACACTAATTTAAAAGTTTAAAAAACAAGTTGGATAATATCTTGTTAGCCCCCAGGGTCAATCGTATAGAGTACAGTTCCAAAATATTTTGATGTGATAAGATGATCTTCTTTGACTTCACCAAACAAAGCAAGCCAAATTAAAATGTCTGCAAGAATCCACAGATTGTAAAGCAAAACTGAGAACATAAAATAAAACAATCTAATGAGGTAGTTCTTCGATGTCGTTTTAGGAAGATAGGACTGCTTCTTTACTCGATAACTGGATTCGATTCCCCAACGTTTCCCATAAAGAAGAAATAATCTTTCAGCTAAACTAACATCGTTCTCCTCAAACTGTTCGTTAGTAGCAAATGCTCGTTTCACGATTTCTCCGTTGTTATCTTCCTCTTCAACGATCACTAAATTGAATTTGACATCCTTCATCTCAAAATCAGTTATAATAGAAGGTGCAGAAGTGATTTTTAATATATCCCTAACTGTTGAATAATGGGAGCAAGGCATGAGATATTTCAGATGTAGACTATTGAATGTTTTGATCGAATATGAGTCACAAAAACCTCGGTCAATATATACTCTTTGTATTTTGATTCTTTCCAGAGCATAATTTAAAAGTATCCTAAGAACATCCTCTTTTTTATCAAATGGTCCAACAGGTAATGCAAGCAATGTAAATCGTTTTCCAGATTCCACGATATTAATAGTCGCAAATTTGTAACATTTTGATGCGCCACGTTCAGGTGCTTTACCAACAACCATCGTAGCACCACGATCACCATAGAAGTACCATTCTGTAAAATCAATAGCTACATCATATCGTTTCCTCGTGTCGAAAAGGTTTGCTGTTCTAGCCATCTCCCAAACAATCTCAAATAGAGTGGTAAACATTCGATGAAGATCTTTGTAATTCGTGTAGTTTTTCAGATGATACAATAACGTGTCTGCATCAGGATTGTCTTCTCCTCGTAGCTCTTTGTAGGTTTTACTGCCATTCTCTGCAAAGTCCTTGGTCATTCCCAAATGGATTATTAGGTCGATGAACTGATTTTTCTTGTAGAGTGTATTATTTTTCAGGTTTAGATTGATGAATGGTGCAAACCGTTTCTTGAACAATCTGCATATCTCTTTGACTTTGTCGTTTTTCTGGTAATATTGGTTACGTTCCTTTGTTTCTTTTTCTGGTTTCTCAATTTGAAATGTTTTAACATCGAGAAGTATGCCGAACTTTTCTGAGATTTCTTCAATCTTTGATACTGTAAAATCAATGAGCTCCTTTGTTTCATCATCAAGGATATGGTTAACAAAGTAACCAATTTGCGTTCTGTCTGGTGTTTCGGTAAAACCTAGTTTGAATTTTTCAGATGGATTACGTTTAAGATATTTTGTGAGTTTTGTATGGAACTTTATTCCTTTCAATTTCTGGAATAAAATAAGTTTGAGAAGTGATTCGTAAGGGAACTTAATCTTACGGTATTTGTGTGTTTGGAATAGTGATGCATCGAATGTTTTTAGGAAATCAGCTATTTTGATGTTCTTTTGTTCTTTGAATGTCTCGAAGTTTTTATAGATCTCCAATTCGATGGTTTCCGTGGAGATTTGTTTGCTTGCTGGCATTCGTGATTTCCTATCAAGGGAGAGCGTCGAAATAACCCTTGACTATTACTATTGGTAATATACTAATAGTAATATACTTTAAATACCTTATGAGCAATAGTTATATACTAGTAGTAATATAGTTTGATTCGATGGCAAAAGTGATGCTTGAAGGGTACAAATGTGAGCGATGTGGACACACATGGATACCGCGAAATAAGGGAGACTATCCTAATGTCTGTCCAAAATGTAAAAGTCCGTATTGGGATAAACCAAGAAAAACCAGATAGAATCCATCCTATCTTTATGGTATTGAATAAATAGCTAATCTTTTTTATAAAGTTTAGATTAACGTCTATTATCTGAGATTTTATAAGCTTGTGATTGTTTTGTAATTGCAGTGATATAGGATGGTAAGATGTGAATATTGTGGAAAAAAGATTGGAGTATTTACAGTTAGATATACTTGGTTAGATAAACAAAATAAAATTGCTATTCACGATAAATGTATTGGAGAATATAATAAAAATAAATCAAGTAAAATAGTAGAAAGACAACCTATTGGAGAATTAACCGAAAAAGCAGATGTTACTCCAAAACATACCGAATTGAAAAAAGGAAAGAAACTTGCTATTATCACTGTAGTTTTGATTGTTTTAATCTCTACTATTTCGCTAACTATGCTCTCATATGAAGAAAATAGATATGCGCTTATCCAAACCGACTATAATAATCTACAAGATACTTACAATTCACTCCAATCTAAATACAATTCAGCAACAAACAATTATAACCAGCTTCAAATCACCTACAATAATTTGCAAAGTAACTACAACACTCTGCAAACCGATTACAACAACTTATATGATTCATATCATACTTTATATGCTCCGTCCACCTTAATTCAGAATGGCACTATACACTGGCGATTTCGTAATTTGGATGGAACTATTGCAGAATGGACAATGCCTGTTGATACATATCGAACATACATAGATTGGCCCGAACCAACTGCATCACTATCTCTTTCAAATACGAACACAGGGGAAACATATACCGTTAAGGATTTGAGGGAATATGTTCAGCCAGATTTTTTTACAAATGTCATTTCAGGCTTTACCGATGGAAAAACAGATAAACAATTCGTTCAAGAAGTTGTGAATTTTAAAGATCAGATCATCACATATGGTTCTGGGCTGGGGGACTTTTATCGTTGGCCTGCTGAAACAATGACTGAGGGACGAGGACAATGTGGTGATACCACAATTCTGGTGGCCAGTTTGTTAAAAGCAGGCGAAAATAGGGCACATTATGGTTTGAGCGTTTATATTTGGTATTGCGATGCTTATCATATGACTAGCCCACAAACTGTTAACCATGCTATCGTGGAAGTTAAATATGCTGATGGAACCGACACGTTTATTGAAACAACATCGAATACGTATTACACATATAATCAAGTTACCGGATGGAGTTTTCAAGTTTAGAAATAATACTATGAAATTGTAGATTTGAGGATGTAAAATGACGGCATCTGCCTTGGAAATCGACGACATAGGTAAGAGGCTCGTCGGTTGCAAATATCACTGTGAAGGAGTCACGAACAAGCCTCGGGAGGGAATTCTTCCCAGATGCCTGATTTTTGAGCATAGAAAAGGTAAGAACGGCTCCGTAGTGGTCGGTTTGAACCCTGGAAAAGCAAAAAAACGTGAGCAGGAGTTCTATCTTGACCACAACAATACCTACGAGTCTGTAAAAAAGTATTGGGATGATAAGGTCAAGAATCTCAAGTATTATTCGAATCTCAGAGAGCTGATATCGATGCTGGGTTTTGACGGTCCGATAGTCTGGACGGATTTAGCCAAATGCCAGAGCTCACATAAGAACGGGGTTGTGCCGATACAGACCATGAGGACCTGCATAGACACTTACCTTAGGAGAGAAATAGAGCTGTTCCCATCGTATACGATTTTCGGCGTGGGGAATATAGCATTTGAGTTCTGTGCATTGAGTTTCCCAGAGCATTTTGTGGTAGGAATACCGCATCCGACTGGTTCTTACGGGAATTTTTCCAGATTAATCAAAAACATAAATAGGAATAAAAAGGAATACCTTAAAAAAATCTCTGATAAAAAAGATAAAAATAAAAGATATAAAGCGTTAAAAATTTTCCAATAATAGAGGGTTTTGAAAAAACCCCTGATAGAAACCTATATCTAATCATCATCCATATCCTATACATAAGGAGAGATGGAAGAATGAGTTTTAATCATTTTATCATGAAACAACAATATGAAAAAGTAAAAGGACTAGGGGATCGACTTGAATTAATGAAACAACAGATCGATTGGAAACCATTTATCCCATTGGTAGAAAGTGTATTCCAGGATAACAACATCATTGGGGGTCGTCCCCATACCGATGAACTCATTGTTGTACGATCCATGTTGTTACAAGCATGGTATGGACTGTCCGATCCTGAATTAGAATTCCAATGCCATGATCGATTAAGTTTCAGGAATTTTC
This DNA window, taken from Candidatus Thermoplasmatota archaeon, encodes the following:
- a CDS encoding NosD domain-containing protein, producing MFGGSGPDNYTRIQDAIDNASDGDTVFVYDDSSPYSGWIFVNKSITVQGENTNTTIIQGPSGNFTGFIIDSDFVKISGFTIQNGGAGIKIEDFSDNIIENCIFF
- a CDS encoding right-handed parallel beta-helix repeat-containing protein, which translates into the protein MKIVSFFDMGSGIELFDTVNNSIRNCKFANLTMFGVQMQGFQMDNNEISYCDFIDNFVFDIPYYPTGALVIECYRSQGIKINHCNFSNNHHPVVLYIARFVQITDNNIANNFDNEGVEIIGFSFLNLRKNWWGNPQGPKIILNRPFSENPLIIRDIKGSDTVIFNGWKAFFTGISHIYPWRTEPVSDAGQHLN
- the purH gene encoding bifunctional phosphoribosylaminoimidazolecarboxamide formyltransferase/IMP cyclohydrolase encodes the protein MKITRALISVSDKTGVADFARGLSKLGVEIISTGGTATFLKKLGVKIREVSDVTGFPEMLDGRVKTLHPVIHAGILAKRKEKKHMDTLKKHGIKTIDLLVCNLYPFEEIIKKPKVSLEDVIENIDIGGPSLIRAGAKNYQDVIVLTNPKQYNNVLKTLKSKKDLDKKEREKLAIEAFTHTAQYDAIISKYLRDRLTDEMLPENNNIAMRKIQEMRYGENPHQKGAFYRVLPEITEPCISNAVQLQRKKLSYNNILDSDCAIECIKEFPDKPACVIIKHATPCGVATSDDLLHAWKDAYATDTYSPFGGIVAFNRKVEKNVANELSNLFLEVIIAPSFTREALALFGKKKNLRLLQIKGLDKKIKRHGIEYRSVVGGVLAQERDICFSDKKDWRIVTKNKPSREDLISMDFAVRCVKHIKSNSVVFVKGTRTVGIGGGQTSRVDATWIATYKGKENIKGSIMASDAFFPFRDAVDVAAKAGVKAIIQPGGSIRDEEVIKAADEHGISMVFSGQRYFRH
- a CDS encoding transposase, with the protein product MSFNHFIMKQQYEKVKGLGDRLELMKQQIDWKPFIPLVESVFQDNNIIGGRPHTDELIVVRSMLLQAWYGLSDPELEFQCHDRLSFRNF